The Orcinus orca chromosome 16, mOrcOrc1.1, whole genome shotgun sequence genome includes a window with the following:
- the MKKS gene encoding molecular chaperone MKKS: MTRLEAKKPSFCRSEPLTSERVKATLSVLKGIVTSCYGPAGRLKQLHNGLGGSVRTTSQSAALLANLPVTHPILKILTTSVQNHVSCFSDGGLFTAILCCNLVENVQRIGLTPTTVIKLNKQLLSLCISYLKSEACGCRIPVNFSSTQILLCLVRSILTSKPACMLTTKEVDHISTLILRAFLLIIPENAQDHIILGKSIIVPLKHQRVIDSTVLPGILIEISEVQLMKILPIKKSDSFKVALFCVSLSGDLSDTGEGNVVVSYGVSLENAVLDQLLNLGRQLVSDHVDLVLCQKVIHPSLKQFLRTHHVIAVDRVGVAVMEPLSKVTGTRPIGSLDSISPSSYGSVKDLCTAKFGFKHFFHLIPNEVTVCSLLLCNRNDTAWDELKLTCQTALHALQLTIKEPCVLLGGGCTETHLAAYIRHKMRSEPEGILRDDGCTQTELQLIAEAFCSALESLAGSLEHDGGEILTDGKYGHFWSVQADSPSVVNWPDLLSRCGCGLYSSQEELSWSFLRSARLPFVPQTCLPCEATDSAGNLTLDCFTAKLSGLQVAVETANLILDLSYVIEDKN; the protein is encoded by the exons ATGACTCGTTTAGAAGCTAAAAAGCCCTCATTCTGTAGAAGTGAGCCACTGACAAGCGAACGAGTGAAGGCCACCCTCTCTGTCTTGAAAGGCATCGTCACATCCTGCTATGGCCCGGCAGGCAGGCTGAAGCAGCTGCACAACGGCCTGGGGGGCTCTGTGCGCACAACCTCCCAGTCGGCAGCCCTCCTCGCCAACCTGCCAGTCACccatcccattttaaagatactgACAACTTCTGTGCAGAATCACGTGTCCTGCTTCAGTGACGGCGGCTTATTCACAGCCATTCTTTGCTGCAACTTAGTTGAAAATGTTCAGAGAATAGGTTTGACACCGACCACTGTCATTAAGTTAAATAAGCAGCTTTTGAGCCTCTGCATCAGTTACCTAAAATCTGAGGCCTGTGGTTGTCGAATCCCAGTCAACTTTAGTAGCACTCAGATCCTCCTCTGTTTGGTGCGTAGTATATTAACAAGTAAACCTGCCTGTATGCTCACCACAAAGGAAGTCGACCATATCAGTACTTTGATTCTGAGAGCCTTTCTGCTTATAATTCCAGAAAATGCCCAAGACCACATCATTTTAGGAAAGAGTATAATTGTCCCTTTAAAACATCAAAGAGTTATAGATTCTACTGTGTTACCTGGAATACTTATTGAAATATCAGAAGTTCAATTGATGAAGATATTACCTATCAAAAAATCAGATTCCTTCAAGGTGGCACTCTTTTGTGTGTCTTTATCCGGAGACCTTTCTGATACTGGAGAAGGAAATGTGGTGGTGAGTTACGGAGTTTCTCTTGAAAATGCAGTCCTGGACCAGTTGCTTAACCTAGGAAGGCAGCTAGTTAGTGATCACGTAGATCTTGTCTTGTGCCAAAAAGTTATACACCCATCTTTGAAGCAGTTTCTCAGAACGCATCATGTTATTGCTGTAGACAGAGTTGGAGTGGCTGTGATGGAACCCCTGAGTAAAGTGACAG gaacaaGGCCTATTGGTTCCTTGGACTCAATCTCTCCCAGTAGTTATGGAAGTGTGAAAGATTTGTGCACTGCAAAATTTggcttcaaacatttttttcatcttattcctaATGAAGTAACTGTCTGCAGCTTGCTTCTCTGCAACAGAAATGACACAGCCTGGGATGAACTGAAG CTCACGTGTCAAACAGCACTGCATGCTTTGCAGTTAACAATCAAGGAACCATGCGTTTTATTAGGAGGTGGCTGTACTGAAACTCATTTGGCGGCATATATCAGACACAAG ATGCGTAGCGAGCCGGAAGGCATTCTTAGAGATGACGGATGTACCCAGACAGAACTCCAGCTGATCGCTGAAGCATTCTGCAGCGCACTCGAGTCTCTCGCTGGCTCTTTAGAACACGACGGAGGTGAAATTCTCACTGATGGGAAGTATGGACACTTTTGGTCAGTTCAGGCTGATTCTCCCTCTGTTGTGAACTGGCCAGATTTGCTTTCAAGATGTGGCTGTGGACTCTACAGCAGCCAGGAAGAACTTAGCTGGTCCTTCTTAAGGAGTGCTCGTCTTCCTTTTGTGCCTCAAACCTGCCTTCCGTGTGAAGCCACGGACTCAGCTGGCAACCTGACCTTGGACTGTTTTACTGCAAAGCTTAGTGGCCTGCAGGTGGCTGTGGAGACCGCCAATTTGATTTTGGATCTTTCATATGTCATTGAAGATAAAAACTGA